From Populus trichocarpa isolate Nisqually-1 chromosome 19, P.trichocarpa_v4.1, whole genome shotgun sequence, a single genomic window includes:
- the LOC18108424 gene encoding LOW QUALITY PROTEIN: disease resistance-like protein DSC1 (The sequence of the model RefSeq protein was modified relative to this genomic sequence to represent the inferred CDS: inserted 2 bases in 2 codons) has translation MLPLVLRPEPKLVSEIVQFILKKLNHTSLGDSKGLVGIDSRIERLKTLLCIRSSEARIIGIWGVGGIGKTTIAEAVFNSISSQNESCCFITNVREKSEECGGLIRLREEFLSRVLEQENLRIDTPRMGSTLIKERIRHKKFXTVLDDVNDVEQVECLIERHDMFGPGSRILVTSRDRQVLKNVADEIXEELNCSEARQLFSLSVFKGNHIPKDYMGLSIRAVNYAKGNPLALKVLGSFLFDQRKEDWENALNKLERNPQLKIYNMLKVSFVALGDEEKNKFLDIACFFKGKQIDYVKRILDGCGFSTNIGVFWLAERCLITISNGKLEMHDLVQEVAFEIVRQESIEELGKRSRLWSPRDVNQVLTKNLGTEKVEGIFFDTSKIKEIKLSSKAFARMYNLRLLKIYNSEVGKNCTLYLPNGLKSLSDELRYLHWDGYPLKSLPSNFHLENLVELNLSHSKVRELWKGDQVWFSHYTESCEF, from the exons ATGCTACCGTTAGTTTTAAG GCCTGAGCCCAAACTTGTAAGTGAGATTGTGcaattcattttgaaaaaattgaaccaCACATCATTAGGTGACTCTAAGGGCCTAGTTGGGATAGATTCACGCATTGAACGACTCAAAACACTTTTATGCATTAGATCATCTGAAGCTCGCATAATCGGAATATGGGGCGTGGGTGGTATAGGTAAGACAACCATTGCTGAAGCTGTTTTCAACAGTATTTCAAGTCAAAATGAAAGCTGCTGTTTTATTACCAATGTAAGAGAGAAATCGGAAGAATGCGGTGGGTTGATTCGCTTGCGAGAGGAATTCCTTTCCAGAGTATTAGAGCAGGAAAATCTACGTATTGACACTCCACGCATGGGATCAACTTTAATCAAGGAAAGGATCCGGCACAAAAAGT GAACTGTTCTAGATGATGTGAATGATGTCGAACAAGTGGAATGTTTAATTGAAAGGCATGATATGTTTGGTCCAGGAAGTAGAATTCTTGTAACGTCCAGAGATAGACAAGTGCTTAAGAATGTGGCTGATGAAA TTGAGGAATTAAATTGCAGTGAAGCTCGTCAACTCTTCAGTCTGTCTGTCTTCAAAGGTAACCACATTCCAAAAGATTATATGGGCCTATCAATCAGGGCAGTAAATTATGCTAAAGGAAACCCATTGGCTCTTAAAGTTTTGGGTTCCTTTCTATTTGACCAAAGGAAAGAGGACTGGGAAAATGCATTGAATAAACTTGAAAGAAATCCTCAgctgaaaatttataatatgttgAAAGTAAGTTTTGTTGCACTTGGTGATGAAGAGAAGAACAAATTTCTTGATATTGCGTGTTTCTTTAAAGGGAAGCAAATTGATTACGTGAAGAGAATACTGGATGGTTGTGGTTTCTCAACAAATATTGGAGTTTTTTGGCTTGCTGAAAGGTGCCTCATTACTATTTCAAATGGAAAGCTTGAAATGCATGATCTGGTGCAAGAAGTGGCTTTTGAAATTGTCCGACAAGAATCCATAGAAGAACTGGGAAAACGTAGTAGGTTATGGAGTCCTAGGGATGTCAATcaagttttgacaaaaaatctG GGAACTGAAAAGGTTGAAGGGATATTCTTTGACAcctctaaaataaaagaaatcaagttaAGCTCTAAAGCTTTTGCGCGGATGTATAATCTTAGATTgctcaaaatttataattctgaAGTTGGAAAGAACTGTACACTGTACCTTCCTAATGGTCTCAAATCACTTTCTGATGAGTTGAGGTATCTCCATTGGGATGGATACCCTCTGAAATCTTTGCCATCCAATTTTCATCTAGAGAACCTCGTTGAACTTAACCTATCACACAGCAAGGTTCGAGAACTTTGGAAGGGGGACCAGGTATGGTTTAGTCACTACACAGAATCTTGTGAATTTTAA